In the genome of Neodiprion fabricii isolate iyNeoFabr1 chromosome 4, iyNeoFabr1.1, whole genome shotgun sequence, the window AGTAAACCATGCGCTAATTGAAAAACTTCTGCCACAAACGGAACGTCGAGAAATGAaccttgaataaattatcgacCACCGATATATTCTAATTTCTTACATGCTTGAATAATTGACATGTTTTTACTACATTGTCAAATTTAgaagtaattaattttcgtttaatCGTTTTGACTTAatggtttgaaatttatatggTTGGtgtggaaattattttcgaaattttgaatatcgaTCTTGGTTAATTTAAATGAACAAATGTTTCTCGTCTAGTTTCGCATGGTGCAAGACAAGCTGCAAgactgtgaaaaatatttaaaatataaaaagcaGTGTGTTACATAAAACATACGATATACATCACATAATTTAtctgatttttaaaaaacagaTAATCTCTAACGATCACTTCATACTAGTTAGATGTACTATGCTCCAAACAATTGTTTAGCGGAAAGAGTGCAAGCGTGTggactattattattactattataataTCGAGAGAAGTTTGtgatgtgtatatatttataaatgtattACTATGTTAACGAGTTTAGGAGTAAGCTTAAGATGTATTTAGCATTCCTTGTAGTATGTCGTGTGCATTTGTTTTCCATGAAAAGTGGTCAACAGGTCATCGAataggtaaagaaaaaaaaaaaaaaaagaacaagaggAAAACAACGATGAGCACAAAAACTTGAATACCATTTCCTATTGTTTGTACTTTGTTGTATAAAGAcacacaaattttttgaaaaagggTGGTCGAAAGGGACAAAGCAGAAAACAAATGGGCTGAAAACAATTTTGGGGGCTAGATTCTTAACCATTCAACataatggttttttttttccttcctttacTTTCCTGTATACccaatgaggaaaaaattatgaaaaatgtgaGTGACACATATATTATGTGGtgaagaaaatatgaaacgaGTGTTGTTGTGAATCACAAATGTTTAAAACTGTACATAATGtgtgatataataattatctattttattgtatatatagGATATCATAATGCGATTCATAAATAAGAAACTTCTatcgaagagaagagaaaatcgttattttgttgtacaaaaaagaaaaaaagaaaagaaaaaaacagaagaaactACTTGTTGGTTATACGGGGTCTtgactcttttttttctcttacacGTTATTCATCACcctaataaatatatattctacCCTTTGACGCTGCCCGAGGAAGCTCACTTACTTCGTTGGATCATGATTATTAccaaatgaattatttgagcgaataaaaaatgaattattgcaaaatttgataGTGTTTTGTTAAATTTCATCACGGTATTtaatcgaataataataaaataaagaaaatccATCTATTGTAGAGTATTGATTTTAAACCCATTTCCCAATTTGCTGCAGTGTACGTAATAATCACTGCAAACTTTGTGCAATGattgaaagaagagaaaacatAAAATCTTTCCAACCATCTTTGGTCTTGATCTGATTAATACTAACTGCAGTGGTacgtttgaataaaaacaagTAATCGTACTCAGTGTAGAGCACAtctttattcaaaatttgcagTTGTGAGGCCACCTAGGAAACGGAATAGTATCTTTGATGTTTGGTATGCCCATTATGGTCTGCAAATAACGTTCGAAACCCATTCCGAAACCACTGGAGGGTACATTTCCATATTTACGAAGTTCTAAGTACCAATCTAGGTTTGGGGTAAGCGAAGATAGCTTAGACTGTAACACGTCGTAGTTATCTTCGCGCATACTGCCTCCTATCAATTCCCCGACGATGGGTGCCAAAAGATCCATTGCCGCCGCCTTCGAAAGATCattgaataaaagaaacaaaagaacCAGATTTTtaagatcttttttttttcccaagttGAAAACGGGCAATGTGAAAGCATAAATATAAGAAGGGGATAATTTCTCCTTACCTTTGTCGGGTCGTGGGAAgcttttttcatataaaaagGCTTGCTATCTTTTGGAAAGTCAACAataaatatcggtactccGCTGGTATGATGCATTAGAAATAGTTCGTGCTCTTTTGAAAGGCTCTCTCCATATTTAAGAGGCAAACTTAATCGATCTGTATTCTTctccaatatttttatagcTTCATCGTAGCTGATTATATCAAAAGTCTTATGTAGCCAATCTGGCTCTGGTGCTCCATGAATACGAAGATCTGAAGCACCCTTATCGAAGACATAATTAGTCACGCTTTTCAACAATAATTCAGCCTCTTTAGCTAGctcctcaatatttttagtaaaaGCTATCTCAGTCTCGATCATGTAAAACTCGGACAGGTGTAATCGAGACTTTGAATTCTCTGCTCTAAAAGTCGGACCAAAAGAGAAAACCTTGGACAATCCtctgaaattgtttttcaattttgtttaaCGATTTAAACAGCGGAATGTGACTAAGATAAACCTCAGACTGGGGtgatattgtttaaaaaaaaaaaaataggtaaaCTGTATGCAGCAGCTATATTGAATCTTTGCCCATTCACCTTACTACGGATTCCAACTGTAGCTGACCAGAAACCGTGAGAAATACTTTAGTGTTGAAGTAAGCCTCTTCGTCTGATACACCTTCCTTTTTCATGGATTTCAAAAGCCCCTCATTTGCTGGTCTGACTGAAAACACTTCCCCTGCACCTTCGCAGTCATTGGAAGTTAAAACTGGTGTGTGGATTCCGACAAAGCCTCGACTTCTGAGATGATCTCCTATAGCCGCAGTGGCCAAATCTCGTATTCTCAGCAGGCTCCCAAAGCTATTTGTTCTCGGTCTCATATGCAAATACTGCCTAATGTATTCttgcgaatattttttcctagGCACAAACGGATAACCATCTGAAACAACGCATTCCCCAACAACTGAAATGGTTTCCGCTCTTAGTTCTACTCTCCCATTCGGTCCCATTGCTATATCACCCTCTACTGAGATGCTGCTTCCATAGGTCAAGTTACTCGGCTTAACTGATTTCGGTATTACGACTTGCAAGTGCTCACTGCACGAGCCGTCTGAAACATCGATAAACACGTTCTCCTTCATGTTTCGCAGCGCTTTGACCCAGCCCTGAATGAAAAACCAAGTAAATGGCGCGATGTTAGTAAGTCGATTGTTGTGgatgtcttttttttcggcATTTAATAGACGGATGACGAGGCTCATTTGTCAAACGCACTCCCGTGTAAAGAATAATGGATACCACAGATTGTTCGAGATCGAGTATGCGGCAATGATTCGTCTGTTGAATCCGTTCGGATTACAAGCGTTGAAATTTAATTGCGAAAGATTGGCAGGTATAACTGCCATCATAATTTATCAtggtgagagagagagagaaagctaACGTCAGTGAAGGCCAACCTTAATTATTCTCCGTTTTCCTACTGCATCGGATACGTTTGTTTCGGATATCCTGGCACAGCTGTATACATTGCGTCTTACAGCGATACTATTCGCGAGAAACAAGCTCCGCGGTACTTCGAGTATCAATTTAACAAACGCCATTCTTCTGCTTTTTCTGTcaagcaaaaaatttcaacagacAAACCAAACCATTCGCAGAGTACGACGACGTCTCCATTGGCACGACTACCCGTCTGCAAGTATATAGATACGCGCATTAAAATTATCGTATACGTAACTATAGTTtacaaagtataaaataaatatattctgtGTATACATGAACATACGATGATCaccgaatattttatttttgttaaaaaatttttatacgcgATGGGATAAATACCTTTTACCCACTTCGACCGTGATCGCAATTATGCTATAATTTCGGTCTAGTTTACCTCCCCCAACATCCATatgccgttgactgaagaatatggAGGTACTCATCCTTATGTCCCATAGTGTGTTGGCCATAGAGGTATAAGAATAGAGTACGGAAGGTGGAAGCTCTGTAAAGAGAGAAACCTCTCCGCCTTGTAGAAGGTCTTGTGCATACTAACTTCGATTACCAGGTAATCGATTGTATTTGACATTTGTAGGTGGCTTATACAAATCACATATCTCTTTTTGAACGACCTTTTCAACATTTACAACGCCACCCTTCGGAAACTTGACAATATAGTCAATTCTCACttcttgaaattaaataaatatgcaaCCGTGCAATGTCTAACTATCCttgtttcaactttctttGATGCGGAGTTGTAGATTACAACTGTAAGTATCTTTTGTCAACGGTAGTACGTACAGCCGactggataaaaatttaaatcagttTTATCAGTTATTGAAAAGCAACCGTTGATTTTGCAACAAtgttatttatgtaattctgaatatttcaaaatttgccTTGTGAgaaagagatttttttcccacgTTTTCTAGCGCTTTGAAAAACTACGAATtgacaataaataataatcaatatttaGCATTTTAACAATCAAGGGCGTTGCCTATGCCTCAAAGAGCGCGCGCGAACAGAGACTCACGATcttccttctcatttcctcattttcaaagataattaggttcttagggggtcattttgaagataaaaaatagttCTGTGTCGCCTATTTTGCCGAATTTGCGATTTCGCTTTCAGATTTGCGAAAAACGTACTTGAAAGTATGTTATCTTTGAAGTGAGACACAACggacagtgaattttttttcgaaattcggcGAAACAGGCGACTCAGATctattctttatcttcaaagggagctttccagcaaTGAGACACAGTATGACACTGTGTTGCACGGTTGATCACTGTGCCTTGGTGCTTGTTGGAACGCTTTGAGGTTCTTAATTCAGTCACTAGAGTCCACTCATGCATTATACGAAAAATCTAGGAACACTGAGCGctccaggaaaaaaaaaacatttgtgaAACGCGTGTAGATTATCATtgcatttaataaataaatataagcaATACCatgcgttgaaaataaaatctctaACTAAAAAACTAGCAGCAATGAATCCGACACAATGTCCAACCATGCTCCGCAGCTGTGTCCGACTGTGTCGTTCTGCGTCGTTGTTGGAAAGCACCATGTTCGACACAGTGTCGCTCTGTGTCGCTGTGTGTCGTTGCTAGAAAGCTCCCAAAATGACTCCCTaagaacctaattatcttcaaaaatgaggaaatgacAAGGAAAATCACAAAGCATAAGACAGCAAATTTTTCGCGCCCCCGACAACTCTCAATCCACGAACCACCCCTCAAATCTTCGAAGCCCAGAAGGCCGCGCGTAAGAAACAGTAAATTCACGACCGACAGACGACAAAaaactgtaatataaatatacgtacatatgtacataaatacaaTAGCTTTGTATACCTATAGCTTACGTGTAATACTTCTGTGATTTATGTTTAGTTAGTTATATGTATTACTATGCCAA includes:
- the LOC124180910 gene encoding probable asparagine--tRNA ligase, mitochondrial isoform X1, producing MAFVKLILEVPRSLFLANSIAVRRNVYSCARISETNVSDAVGKRRIIKGWVKALRNMKENVFIDVSDGSCSEHLQVVIPKSVKPSNLTYGSSISVEGDIAMGPNGRVELRAETISVVGECVVSDGYPFVPRKKYSQEYIRQYLHMRPRTNSFGSLLRIRDLATAAIGDHLRSRGFVGIHTPVLTSNDCEGAGEVFSVRPANEGLLKSMKKEGVSDEEAYFNTKVFLTVSGQLQLESVVRGLSKVFSFGPTFRAENSKSRLHLSEFYMIETEIAFTKNIEELAKEAELLLKSVTNYVFDKGASDLRIHGAPEPDWLHKTFDIISYDEAIKILEKNTDRLSLPLKYGESLSKEHELFLMHHTSGVPIFIVDFPKDSKPFYMKKASHDPTKAAAMDLLAPIVGELIGGSMREDNYDVLQSKLSSLTPNLDWYLELRKYGNVPSSGFGMGFERYLQTIMGIPNIKDTIPFPRWPHNCKF
- the LOC124180910 gene encoding probable asparagine--tRNA ligase, mitochondrial isoform X2, whose protein sequence is MAFVKLILEVPRSLFLANSIAVRRNVYSCARISETNVSDAVGKRRIIKGWVKALRNMKENVFIDVSDGSCSEHLQVVIPKSVKPSNLTYGSSISVEGDIAMGPNGRVELRAETISVVGECVVSDGYPFVPRKKYSQEYIRQYLHMRPRTNSFGSLLRIRDLATAAIGDHLRSRGFVGIHTPVLTSNDCEGAGEVFSVRPANEGLLKSMKKEGVSDEEAYFNTKVFLTVSGQLQLESVVRGLSKVFSFGPTFRAENSKSRLHLSEFYMIETEIAFTKNIEELAKEAELLLKSVTNYVFDKGASDLRIHGAPEPDWLHKTFDIISYDEAIKILEKNTDRLSLPLKYGESLSKEHELFLMHHTSGVPIFIVDFPKDSKPFYMKKASHDPTKIFRRRRQWIFWHPSSGN